From the Saccharomonospora marina XMU15 genome, the window TCCGCCGTCGGCACGTTCCATGACAGCGCCCGCCGTCAGCACCCGGCTGCGGTCGACGTCCTGCACGAACTGAGCGACGTAGTCATTGGCAGGCGAACGCAGGATCCCCTCCGCGGTGTCGATCTGCACGATCCGGCCCGCGCGCATCATGGCGATCCGGTCGCCCAGCCGCATGGCCTCGTTCAGGTCGTGGGTGATGAACACGATGGTCTTGCCGAGCCGGTGCTGCAGTTCCAGCAACTGATCCTGCATCTCCCTGCGGATGAGCGGGTCCAGTGCGGAGAACGCCTCGTCCATGAGCATGATCTCGGTCTCGGCGGCGAGCGCGCGGGCGAGGCCGACGCGCTGCCGCATGCCACCGGAGAGCTGGTGCGGCAGCCGGTCCTCCCAGCCCTTCAACCCGACCATCTCCAGCGCTTCCCGTGCCTTGTCCGCACGGTCGGGTTTGCTCACCCCGCGCACCTTCAACGGGTACGCGGCGTTTTCCAGTACCGTCCGGTGCGGAAGCAGCGCGAAGTGCTGGAACACCATGCTCATCCGGTCGCGGCGCAACTCTCGCAGCGCGGCGTCGTCGAGCGCGGCCACGTCGTCGTCGCCGACGTGGACGTGCCCCGCCGTGGCGGGAAGCAGCCCGTTCAGCATTCGGATCAACGTGGACTTGCCCGATCCCGACAGTCCCATCACCACGAAGATCTCGCCCGGTTTCACCTCGAACGTCACGTCGATGACGGCAGCGGTGACTCCGAGCGAGGCCACCTCCTCGCTCGTGGCCCCGTCCCGCAGCCGGCGCAGCGCCTCGTCGGCGCGCCGACCGAAGATCTTGTAGAGGCCTTCCGTCCGTATCGCGGCCACAATCACCTTTCACTCGGGTGGGACGAGTACTGACCCATCGCGATCACCGCGCGTGCCCGCCAT encodes:
- a CDS encoding quaternary amine ABC transporter ATP-binding protein, with amino-acid sequence MIVAAIRTEGLYKIFGRRADEALRRLRDGATSEEVASLGVTAAVIDVTFEVKPGEIFVVMGLSGSGKSTLIRMLNGLLPATAGHVHVGDDDVAALDDAALRELRRDRMSMVFQHFALLPHRTVLENAAYPLKVRGVSKPDRADKAREALEMVGLKGWEDRLPHQLSGGMRQRVGLARALAAETEIMLMDEAFSALDPLIRREMQDQLLELQHRLGKTIVFITHDLNEAMRLGDRIAMMRAGRIVQIDTAEGILRSPANDYVAQFVQDVDRSRVLTAGAVMERADGGTPDPGQPTVAPGTPLVQVFAAAASSALPVAVVDDTERVVGLVGRETLLAAMSEDGFAHAEQGEVSRG